The DNA segment TTCGGCCCGGAGCGCGACCGCGGTCGTGTTCGCGGGGAACGCGCCGTCGACGACTGCCCCGGCGACGACCCGCGCCACGCCGCCGTACCCGTCTCGCCGGGCCGCGGCGCGCGCCGCGGCCCGGCGGCTCGGTAGTCCACTCGGGACTCGAATCACCGCGGCCCGAACGTCGGCGTCGGCCGGCGGTTTCGCGCCGGCCGTCACCCGCCCGCGGAGCGCCGACCCCCAGTACGGTTCCCAGCGGGCGACGACCTGCGCGCGCAGGTCATCGCGGCCGGTCGCGCCTCGAATCGCCGTTCGCCGGAGCGACGCCGCCACGGTCCGCGCGACGGCGCGACGAAATCCGCCGCTGTGGGGGAACAGCCCGCGCTGGTGACCCTCGACGGTGGCGTTCGTCACGGCCGCGGTCGCGAGGAGTCCGGCGAGGGTGTCGTGGACGGTTCGGGGCCGGCGCTCGTCGCCGAGGGCGTAGGTGACGTTCGCCGTGCTCGTCGCGACGACCCCCGCCGTCGTCTCCGCTGTGTCCCGGGACGGTTCGCGTTCGCTCGGCGCCCCGACCAGCGTGACGACGCTCGCGGTGACGAACAGCAGGCAGAGCGCCACGTCGAGAACGGTGCTCGTCGCTCTCACGTCCACACCACCACCCGGAGCCGCCCCGGGCGAATCCGGCCGGGCGCGACCCGGACGCTCACCGTTCGGGCAGCAACGTCGGGCCGCGCCGATTCGTCGGCGCGGCCCGACGCCGCGACCGATTCCGGCGGCGACGGTCCCGCGTGCCACGCCCGTCCGCCGACCGCGAGCGTGAGGTTCGTCCGGTACCCGTCGGGCGCCGCGCGGAGTCCCGACGGCAGTCGACCCGGTCGAACGACCCCTGCGCGCTCGACCGCCGAGCGAACCCGCTCGGCGGTCGGCCCGGCGACGTTCCGGTCGGGGTTCGGGAGCGCGTCTGCAACGACGCCCGCGTAGGCGCTCAGCGCGACGCCGACCGCGAAGACGGCGACCAGCGCGGCGAGGGGTTCGACCTGCCCTCGCATTCGCGCCGCCGGTCGGCGGCGCGAACGCGACTCACCCGACCAGCGCGACATCGACTCCCTCCCACGAAACCCGCCGGACGGTCAATTCGTCGCCGCGCTCCCACGTCCGCCACTCGGCCGGCGAGGCGAACGCCCGGTCCGGGGGCGTCCCCCGGAGCACGTTCCATAGGGGAGTTCCCGGCGCGGCAGGCGTCACCGGTCCGTAGGCGAACGTCGCGTGCGAAACCGCGCCGTCGCGCCGGAGGGCGACGCGCTCGGGACCGAGTTTCACCGCGTCGGCCGCGAGGGGGACCTTCCTGGTCGCGGCGTAGTCGCTGGCGGCCACGGAGTCGACCGCGTCGGCGGCGCTCGCGGCGTCGGGCGGCGGCGCGCTGGGGAGCGAGGCGGCGAGGCCGAATGCGACCGTGCTCGCCAGGGCCACGCCGAGCCAGACGTACCACGCGTCGACGGGTGCGTCGAACATGGCCCGGGTTGGTCCCGTTCTCAGACTTAAACCTACGTCACCAGTCCGGCGGCGACGAACGCGGCGAGGTAGGTCGCGGCCGCCGAGAGCACGGCCAGTCCGACCCGGTAGCCGACCAGCGCGCGGTCGAGGCCGCGCTCCAGTCCGGTCGCCAGCGCGGTGAGCACCGCCGCCAGCAGGAGGACGTACGCGCCCACCGCGACGCCGAGGGCGGCGGTCGGAAGCGGATCGCCGAACGCCGGGGTCGTCCCGGCCGAGATCGTCGATTTCGCGGCCGTGCTATCCGCGAGCGCGACCGTCGCGCCGCCGACCAGCGGCGCGAAGACGGCGGCGGTGTTCCGGAGCGTGCCGGTCACCTGGGCCAACTCCCGGCGCGCCTCGCGCTCGACGCCCCGGAGGTCGTCGACGTGGTCGGCCATCGCCACCGCCGGCCGGCCGGCGGGTCGGCCCTCGCGCCCCGCCACCGCGAGGAGTTCGGCGACGCTCCGGGCCTGGGGGTTCGGCACGTCGGCGAGCGCACCGTGCTCGCCGAGGAAGGCGTCGCGAACCCCGACGCGGAGGCGGCGCTGGACGCCCGCGGCGTCGGCCAGCACCTCGCCGGTTTCGCCCGGGACCTCCGCGGCGGCGTCGGCCACGGCCGCCTCGACGGCGCGACCCTCTCCGACCCGACGGCCGACGAGGTAGAGCGCGTCGGTCAGGTTCTCCTCGACGGCGCGGGCGTGGTCGCGAATCTCCTTCACCGGCCGGTACCACGCCGCGAGCGGGACGCCGACCGCCGCGGCCGCGGCGGTCGGCCAGCGCGTCCAGCCCGGCAGAACGGGTATCGCGGCGACCGCCGCGGCGGTCGCCGCGCCCGCGAGGAGTCCGCCGACGACCGCGAGCCACCGGCGCTCGGGGTCCGGCGCGTCGGGGTGCGAGGCGGGAACGTCGGGCGGCGGAAACGCGGCCGGCCGACGGACCAGGAGCCACGCGCCCGCCCAGACGAGCGCGCCCGGGAGGACCACGTCGTAGACGGCGACGAGGACGGGGACGGAGACGGGGACCCCGGCGACCCGCGCCGCGGGGAGCACCGCCACGAGCGCCAGCGGAAGCAGCACGCCGAAGGCGTACAGCGCGGTCGTCGGTCCCCGGACGGAGTCCGCGAACTCGGCCATCCGGTCGC comes from the Halorussus vallis genome and includes:
- a CDS encoding DUF7285 family protein, with the protein product MRGQVEPLAALVAVFAVGVALSAYAGVVADALPNPDRNVAGPTAERVRSAVERAGVVRPGRLPSGLRAAPDGYRTNLTLAVGGRAWHAGPSPPESVAASGRADESARPDVAARTVSVRVAPGRIRPGRLRVVVWT
- a CDS encoding DUF7283 family protein — protein: MFDAPVDAWYVWLGVALASTVAFGLAASLPSAPPPDAASAADAVDSVAASDYAATRKVPLAADAVKLGPERVALRRDGAVSHATFAYGPVTPAAPGTPLWNVLRGTPPDRAFASPAEWRTWERGDELTVRRVSWEGVDVALVG
- a CDS encoding DUF7284 family protein, coding for MRATSTVLDVALCLLFVTASVVTLVGAPSEREPSRDTAETTAGVVATSTANVTYALGDERRPRTVHDTLAGLLATAAVTNATVEGHQRGLFPHSGGFRRAVARTVAASLRRTAIRGATGRDDLRAQVVARWEPYWGSALRGRVTAGAKPPADADVRAAVIRVPSGLPSRRAAARAAARRDGYGGVARVVAGAVVDGAFPANTTAVALRAEPAVAEPLAARYRRIAKATDTSVERALSAGDVARANRNLRRALAHDFERRLEARFATPTAAARAVAVGRVTVTVRTWRARGTESVAGGRSA
- a CDS encoding type II secretion system protein; the protein is MKRTPASRPTATWEVVVAALAKTWPDADAFGVGGNTESAPGVGGTADSGRALADLDRALAFLDSDLDAETVVRAGNAGGVLTALLGLALAALAPAPLRPMVAASGLAAGLGIALLRRRGPLAIAAARRTSALGSAPALVGRAVLRMRIEPTSERAAAFAARSGAGPLAASLGEHVRRADGTPESGLAAFGEAWTEWNPPLRRAALLVEAAADAPPGERGRTLDRATTAISEGTRDRMAEFADSVRGPTTALYAFGVLLPLALVAVLPAARVAGVPVSVPVLVAVYDVVLPGALVWAGAWLLVRRPAAFPPPDVPASHPDAPDPERRWLAVVGGLLAGAATAAAVAAIPVLPGWTRWPTAAAAAVGVPLAAWYRPVKEIRDHARAVEENLTDALYLVGRRVGEGRAVEAAVADAAAEVPGETGEVLADAAGVQRRLRVGVRDAFLGEHGALADVPNPQARSVAELLAVAGREGRPAGRPAVAMADHVDDLRGVEREARRELAQVTGTLRNTAAVFAPLVGGATVALADSTAAKSTISAGTTPAFGDPLPTAALGVAVGAYVLLLAAVLTALATGLERGLDRALVGYRVGLAVLSAAATYLAAFVAAGLVT